The genomic segment atgcCCAATCTATAGGCATTAGGGTTGTGGGCGTGGAATCTGCCCATTGTAAGAGTTCTTGGATCATCTTGTTGCTGCAGAATGCAATTGTCTGAAAAAATTGGGGCTTCTTAACTTATATGATGCTGGATTTTCTGGTTCCTTATCCTTTTTAGAATAGCCCAATTTGATCCTTTTTAGCTGTTCAATGCATCATTGACGTGAAAAAATAGTATAGTGGATTAAATAAgactttgaaaattttgttgacCTGTGGCATAATTTACCTTgtttgaaatatacaaattcttATAGAATAGGGGATGGAGATGCAACAATAGTTATGTAATTTTGATATATCCAAAACTATAATACTAACATAAAGTTTTGAACTGCAGAATTGAAGCTGGAGAACTTGAAGGTACTCAATCTTGGAGATACAAATTTTAACAAACTCTCAGACGACATTGAGGCTTTAACTTCTCTCAAAGCCTTATCTTTGAACGGTATTGGTATTAATGATTCCTCCGTCCTTCAAGGTAATAAGATAGGCTGTGAAAGGGTCTGTTGCTTGCATGAAGTTGCTATTTACTTTTCAAATGTTGAGCTAGAACGGATGAAATTTGGAAACCaacatttcaatttttttgcgTCTAACATATGATTTCATGGTTTCTGAATTGGCTATATATTGACAATTCATGCCTAGCATCAACTATTACTgtatgaaaagcttacaatgaacttgTTTTTTGGACAGGAATTTGCAGTTTGAAGAATCTCGATGAACTTCACCTGAGTGACAATAATTTTTACGGGCCTGTTCCTATGTGCTTCAGAAACTTGACGTCTCTTCGAGTTCTTGATCTCTCCAACAATATTCTCAGCGGAAACATCCCTGCTGCTCTCATTACTCCTCTCGTACACCTTGAGTATCTATCTCTCTCTGGCAACCTTTTTGGaggttctttttctttcaattctTTGGCCAACCATTCGAAGCTTCAGGTGTTCGAACTTGTACCTCAAAGCAATGATTTACATGTCGACACTGAGGATCTTGCTCTCCCCCCACCATTTCAGCTAAAGGTTCTCTATTTATCTGGCTGCAACTTGAATAATCAGACTCGAAGAATCCCAAGTTTCCTGCTCTATCAGAAAGAAATGCAAATTCTTGATCTTTCTTCCAATAAGTTAGTCGGCCAGATTCCTACTTGGCTTCTGCAAAATAATACAAACTTTGAAGTTCTTGTTCTAAACGATAACTCTTTTACGGGTCCGTTTCTTGTGGATGATTCTCTGAGAataaatctactccgattagaCATCTCAGACAATGACGTCAGTGGTAAGGTTCCTCAAAATATCGGTTTATCTTATCCATTTCTGCAGTCGTTGAATTTGTCAGGAAATTCATTTGAAGCCAATATTCCCCACTCATTGGGAAACTTGACAATGGCAATATCAATTGATTTGTCCCATAACAAGTTTTCAGGGGAGGTGCCAGGTCAAATTGGAACTGGATGTTTACGTCTTAGAATATTGGTATTGTCTTATAATAATTTGCATGGCAATTTTCCTTCTGGGTCCACGAACTTAACAAGCCTACAATTCCTTCACTTGGATAATAACCATTTTATTGGGAGCATTTCACATGGATTATCTCGTTCTCCACGTTTATCTTGGCTGGATATTTCAAACAATTCTTTTCAAGGCAAAATTCCAAGTTGGATTggaaatttttcatatttgaagGCTCTTGACATGTCAGCCAACTTGCTAGAAGGTAGCATACCAGATGCTATATGCAAACTTTCACATCTTGAATTTTTAGACCTCTCCAAAAATCAGTTGATCGGACCTTTACCAGCCTGCTCCGAGCTTACGTCATTGAAGTTCATCCACCTGCATCACAACATGATCTCAGGGCCCATCTCAAACATGCTGTCTGGGAGCTTCAATTTGATGACACTCGATTTGGGTTACAACAAGCTGTCTGGCGGTATACCACGCTATATTGGTAAACTTAAAGAGCTCAGGGTTCTTCTATTGGGGGGAAATGGATTGCATGGTGATATTCCTTTGCACTTATGTCAGCTGCAGAATGTGACAATTATGGATCTTTCTCAGAATAAGTTTTCTGGGCCACTGCCTACATGCTTCAACAACATTTCTTTTGGCAGAGGGCAGTTCTCCACAGATGCATTTTTTGCCTATGGCCGGTATTCTGTTATTGATCCCTCCTCCATAAACCTTCCTTTTTTGGCCATGGAGATAATCTCGAGTGAGTATTATATAACTACTTTTTCCGAGCAAGAAAAAGTGATATTCACAACAAAAAGTAGAAGCGAACACTATGCAGGGAATATATTGAATTTCATGTCTGGCCTTGATCTGTCATGTAACCAATTGATTGGAGCGATTCCTCCTGAATTTGGTGATCTCAGACATATCCGGGCATTAAATTTATCCCACAACTACTTGCAAGGATCTATTCCCTCAAGACTTTCAATGTTGAACCAAATAGAGAGCTTGGATCTTTCTTACAACGATTTGAGTGGTGAAATACCTTCAGAGCTGGCATCATTGAACTTCTTGTCCATCTTCAATGTGTCATACAATAACTTGTCTGGCAGGGTACCTGATACAGGGGAGTTTGCAAACTTTGACGACAGCAATTATAGAGGAAATCCAGGTCTCTGTGGACCATTGCTCAAGAGAAGTTGTAACCCCTTTGCTCCACACCCTGAAAATGTTGGTGATGAAGACTTAGAAGTTGATGGTGCAATTGATGTGGCAGCATTCGCTTGGAGCTTTTTTGCTTCATATATGGTGATCGTGATTTCATTAGTGGTAATTCTTTGTGTTAGCCCTTATTATAGAAGAGCATGGTCTTTTTATATTGATTATTGGATCCTGTCGAGATTCTATGAGTATTGCAGGTCTCATTCCTTTAAGAAAAGCAAACATGGAAAGTGTTCAATTGGAACATGAGAAGGAGGTGAATTGGTCATAGTTACTCTATTGGGATTCTTGAATTTGGAAAAAGGTCCAATGTATCTGCAAGTATTGAAAGAGGAACTATATGAGCTGAAATTTCAACCATATTCTTGCTCTTATAAAGATTGAAAATATTAGTGCCACAGAACACAATTAGTTGCTTTTGCTGCCAAAATGGGTTCATGTGCATAACCAGAAACAATAATAAACTGAATTATTGAGTTAATCTTGGGGAAGGGAGTAGagaaatgaaaatgacaatgaAAAACTTAGAATGAGTTGAGACCATCAACAATATATTTTGCACTGCAGTTTTTTTTCTCATATTTGCGgtttaattttctttatttgcacaattacTATTTCGTTTCTGAATagccataattttttttttgcctaatTAATGTATGAAGATGAAGAATAGACCGGCTTTAGATAATTTTTAATTGGTCGAAAGTAAATGACTGATCAAGTTGCCATTTTGCAATACAAATGGCCAAATTGTACAGTCGctcaactttttgttttcctttttctagcaGCATAGGGGAattaaaactcaaaatttttatattttgggTTTCAACCTTAGCCACTAGATGATTAACAAAAATGTGGCACATaaagtaaataattttttatttcttgattattagTTTAATTAACTTCTAAAATTTGTGTATTTTTctctaattattttttttgcaaaaaaaaatcgCATCAATACGAAAATTAAAGCAGTTCAAACTATTTCTACCTATTCCCTTGACAATAATACAATTTAGACCCACATATTCTCTCGGTCCCAAAACCCATCTCAGGTCACGTTTTGGCTTCGAGTACCGATGCTAACGTTGGGCCGCAAAATGGCATCACAACTAAAATGATTCTCGAGTTTGAGTAGCTTGATAAAAGGCTTTAAAAGAGCTCGGGCCAAAGTTGTTTGTGAATGTAGTTTTGTAACCTTGTTAATCATTATCCCCAAGTGCCAAAAATATAAGTCTAGCTTCACTTGATCAAGTCTAAGCTGGACTCGCCGATTTGCAACCTTACATTTGAGTTGACTTGTACAGTAGTCTTCACTACATCATTTGGTACGCAACTGGGATCTTCCAAAGGGGAAGGCAACATCTTTGTCCTAGTAATTTGGACAGTTTAGCACTAAATTAAGAAGTCATTTTCCGTAGGCCAGATTTACTCAGCAATAAATTTCTTGTCAAATCGTAAACGGCAACAGTAGCTGCAATAAATTTCTTGTGCAAAAACTAACTTGGATAGTTTAGCACTAAATTAAGGAatcatttgaaaaaaaggaCTCGAAATTATTGATGCAATATAAGGACTTTGATAAATATAATCATGTAAAAACCTCAATAGCTGCTTCTCAATGCACCAAAAAttgtacaaaaaaataaaagaaactagCCGTGCAACAAAAATAATGGTTTTAAAATGGGCAGATAGGAAAAGAGATTAGCACTTTGTATATGTATACAGGTTGGATCTTCTCCCAGTTTTGGAGCATGGAGAACGCAACTAATTTATACAAGTTACTTTTTAGATATTACGATAATAAATATCTCCAGCGTAAAAATAGAACCTTGTAATTTTACTCATTAGAATTACCAAATTTGACatttgaaaatgttttttttctcACCAGGTATTGCCTTGAATACATACTTTAAGGGCTAATTTCTTCGTTTATTGCTTAAAAAAATCGTGCAAGTATTGGTCTGACAGAGAATGTATTGTACTACACCTATCGGGCTTAATCAGGctacagaattttttttaattgctgaACTGCTAGGCTGAGTCAGCCCAGCAGCCAgctggatttaaaaaaaaaaaaaaactgatggcTACGGGAAAAAAAATGTCCAATTTTACGGCCTGGGTTTAATCCCGATTTTTCATGAGTGTATAAGAGAACAAGTTCCAATTCCCTTTAGGACGACCCCACTGTTGCACTCATATAGGTGAAATTCATCAAGGTACTCCCGTGTAACTCAAACACACCACTTATCAGAGTTATAGATTCATTAAAAGCAATATAGCTCAACCTTTCTTTTGTTATGGGATGCATACAAATACACCATAAAGATGGATCATAATTATCAAAAGTTGTGCATACCtattttcaaatcaccatgtaattcattttttcctttgaacCTAACTCCTCAGGTCTCCAATCATTAGGTTGGGTATCCTTCTATGTGATTTATGATTTATGAACTTTAGTTACATCCCTCTCATAGATCTTTGCCTCAAGCTTGAGTTACTCAGTATCatcacaaaaatataaaaacaaagTGATAGGGTGCAAAATTGTTAttcaatttataattattttcccttgattttagccaaatattattttaattactaaattctacttatatttagTTAATTGTGCTAATTGTAGGGAATTTTGTTAGACGTGAATAAAAGGAGCAATTTTTCAGCATTCTAAGAGTTACTTTGATGGTGACACATTCAGGGCCAATTTCCAAGTCCGAATCGAATTCAAGACAATTTTTGAAGGAAGATTTTGAAGActttaattttcattattagtcttagtattgaattaaaaaacttggaatattatctttagtagtttcctttttctattttggGGAATATATCTTATTATTAATCGTTGaggttaactaggaaacaagaGAAATTCGGAAAGTCGAATTCCCATTTGATTAGGAGTTGGCCAGCAACAATTTTGAGAGGACTCTTTGAAGTATTAGACACGGCCGTCACTTGTTTCATTATTCTTCTTATCTTTTGTTAGTTTTAGGGCAAAAACCATATGCAATTGTTATCAATGGAGTCTATTGGATTTCCCTCGATGATGCGTAGCTAAATCCTTTTTCTAGCCGAGGAGTAACACGGATTTGGTTCATCTACATCTATGAGATCTAATTGTTATTAtcaatttcttttattcattagtATTCGTATATCTTCTGGCTTAATTTCTTatgattattttgttatttgaatatcAGGACCCGATATTTAATTCaacttgataatctattgtcaattaggatAGTTGAattagtaattgtttaattgtcccAAATAAGTGATTACTAACGTGATTAGGGCCACGTTAGGGAGATctacgatctaatttaaataaattccGGTAGTGTGTTTATTGATTAGAATaggatttttctagtttttaatgcaagtaagaaattaaattttacgAGCATACTTAGGGTTGCTTCTTAGTTAGAGAAGTAGTTAACGAGCGTACCTTAACTATCAAGATATTAAGGAcaagttggttgtttatcgtgTGTATGATAACTATAACCTGTTTA from the Coffea arabica cultivar ET-39 chromosome 11e, Coffea Arabica ET-39 HiFi, whole genome shotgun sequence genome contains:
- the LOC113718407 gene encoding uncharacterized protein; its protein translation is MCFRNLTSLRVLDLSNNILSGNIPAALITPLVHLEYLSLSGNLFGGSFSFNSLANHSKLQVFELVPQSNDLHVDTEDLALPPPFQLKVLYLSGCNLNNQTRRIPSFLLYQKEMQILDLSSNKLVGQIPTWLLQNNTNFEVLVLNDNSFTGPFLVDDSLRINLLRLDISDNDVSGKVPQNIGLSYPFLQSLNLSGNSFEANIPHSLGNLTMAISIDLSHNKFSGEVPGQIGTGCLRLRILVLSYNNLHGNFPSGSTNLTSLQFLHLDNNHFIGSISHGLSRSPRLSWLDISNNSFQGKIPSWIGNFSYLKALDMSANLLEGSIPDAICKLSHLEFLDLSKNQLIGPLPACSELTSLKFIHLHHNMISGPISNMLSGSFNLMTLDLGYNKLSGGIPRYIGKLKELRVLLLGGNGLHGDIPLHLCQLQNVTIMDLSQNKFSGPLPTCFNNISFGRGQFSTDAFFAYGRYSVIDPSSINLPFLAMEIISSEYYITTFSEQEKVIFTTKSRSEHYAGNILNFMSGLDLSCNQLIGAIPPEFGDLRHIRALNLSHNYLQGSIPSRLSMLNQIESLDLSYNDLSGEIPSELASLNFLSIFNVSYNNLSGRVPDTGEFANFDDSNYRGNPGLCGPLLKRSCNPFAPHPENVGDEDLEVDGAIDVAAFAWSFFASYMVIVISLVVILCVSPYYRRAWSFYIDYWILSRFYEYCRSHSFKKSKHGKCSIGT